AAACTTCCGGTTTTGACAAAAGTCCTAAAAAGTATGAGTCTAATTTAAAAGAAGCTTTGGCTGAAAAAAGTTCGTACCAACAGTTTTTACTAAAACTTGAGATTGAAAAATTTAATGAGTACTTAAAGTAGTGCAGTTAACAGGCTAAACTTTTATGTCTACATGACTACCTTTATGAGGTGTAACGGATTGTTCCATGACTTTTGCATTTGCATTCTTCATGTCGTTGAGAAGCAGAGATACCGATTGAGCGTCTTGGTTCATGGACTTTCTTAAAGTAGCAATGTTTAGGGCTTGCTTTATACTGCTAAGAGATTCGAGAGGAATACTGCCTATATTCATATAAACACCTCCGGAAAAATATTATAATTATTACTTATTATATCATTTTTTTTTAGTATTTAAAATAAGGCTAAATACCTAAAAAAACCATCTATCATTT
The sequence above is drawn from the Clostridia bacterium genome and encodes:
- a CDS encoding YjfB family protein is translated as MNIGSIPLESLSSIKQALNIATLRKSMNQDAQSVSLLLNDMKNANAKVMEQSVTPHKGSHVDIKV